From Chryseobacterium joostei, the proteins below share one genomic window:
- a CDS encoding LytR/AlgR family response regulator transcription factor — MKIKAVIIDDEIIAREVLRSYITKYCPQVEILGEAENIKEAVPLIAEKQPQLVFLDVEMPFGNAFDVLEATKEFSYETIFITAFSQYSLQALNKSASYYILKPIDIQELILAVNKVAESLEKKDELNRNKILLENLKLKPEKQQLILPTLQGFDVVKTEDIVRLQADGNFTQVYLTDGSKKMVCRFLKHFDDLLESPFVRVHRSHIINTTFVKSYHKSGTVMLADDTEIEVSGSFKDNFLKVFS; from the coding sequence ATGAAGATCAAAGCCGTAATCATAGACGATGAAATCATAGCAAGAGAGGTCCTGAGAAGCTATATCACCAAATACTGTCCTCAGGTAGAAATTCTAGGTGAAGCAGAAAATATCAAGGAAGCCGTCCCTCTGATTGCCGAAAAGCAGCCACAATTGGTCTTTCTGGATGTAGAAATGCCCTTTGGAAACGCTTTTGACGTATTGGAAGCTACAAAGGAATTTTCTTATGAAACAATCTTTATTACCGCATTTTCACAGTATTCTTTACAGGCTTTGAATAAGTCGGCAAGCTATTATATTCTAAAACCAATTGACATCCAGGAGTTGATCCTTGCAGTAAACAAAGTTGCTGAAAGTCTTGAAAAGAAGGATGAACTTAATCGTAACAAAATTCTATTGGAGAACCTAAAGCTAAAACCAGAAAAACAGCAGCTTATTCTCCCGACTCTACAGGGATTTGATGTCGTAAAAACCGAAGATATTGTAAGACTTCAGGCGGATGGAAACTTTACGCAGGTTTATCTTACCGATGGCTCAAAGAAAATGGTGTGCCGCTTTTTAAAGCACTTTGATGATCTGTTGGAAAGTCCTTTTGTAAGAGTTCATCGTTCCCATATCATCAATACAACCTTTGTAAAATCCTATCATAAAAGTGGAACCGTAATGCTGGCTGATGATACTGAAATTGAGGTTTCAGGAAGCTTTAAGGATAACTTTCTGAAAGTATTCTCATAG
- a CDS encoding lipocalin family protein, giving the protein MKTFHKIVLPVSLGALAYIAFHSYSVGIPKGAVAVKSFDIKKYLGRWYEIARFDYKFEKNMDNVTAEYSENPDGTVLVRNKGYNYVKKLWNESIGEARFVKDTTEARLKVSFFKPIWAGYNVIDIDEDYQYALVAGSSLKYLWILSRTTTIPESIRQRFIEKARKIGYNTEELIWVKHT; this is encoded by the coding sequence ATGAAGACCTTTCATAAAATTGTACTTCCCGTTTCCTTAGGAGCATTGGCATACATTGCCTTTCATTCGTATTCTGTTGGAATTCCAAAAGGAGCCGTTGCTGTGAAGAGTTTTGACATTAAAAAATATCTCGGAAGATGGTATGAAATTGCCCGATTTGACTATAAATTCGAGAAAAATATGGATAATGTTACAGCAGAATACTCAGAAAATCCCGATGGAACAGTTCTGGTGAGAAATAAAGGCTATAATTATGTAAAAAAACTGTGGAACGAATCCATTGGTGAAGCCAGATTCGTAAAGGATACAACCGAAGCCCGACTTAAAGTCTCTTTTTTTAAACCCATTTGGGCCGGATATAATGTCATAGATATAGACGAAGACTATCAGTACGCCTTGGTAGCCGGAAGCAGTCTTAAATATTTGTGGATACTTTCCAGAACAACTACAATCCCTGAAAGTATCAGACAACGCTTTATTGAAAAAGCAAGAAAAATCGGCTATAATACAGAAGAATTGATCTGGGTGAAACATACTTAA
- a CDS encoding DUF7832 domain-containing protein: protein MSKYDDASWHYGGDFPKELPEKNGATHTGMFLNWCINNDLISNELKEDGKEEIEKVKRREITGSEFVMDFCDGKFSEYDLSDLGNSFAKDYYADDTDFGNKYSSFADDYVNLFDTKAEENDYEYETFYHIEDTYENYDLMKQVIDHRFEEWKEYIQS, encoded by the coding sequence ATGTCTAAATATGATGATGCTTCATGGCATTATGGTGGCGATTTTCCCAAAGAACTTCCTGAAAAAAATGGGGCTACCCATACAGGAATGTTTCTGAACTGGTGCATTAATAATGATCTTATTTCTAATGAATTAAAAGAAGACGGAAAAGAGGAAATTGAAAAAGTAAAAAGAAGAGAAATTACTGGTTCAGAATTCGTTATGGATTTCTGTGACGGAAAATTCTCTGAATATGACCTGAGTGATCTGGGAAATAGTTTTGCAAAGGATTACTACGCAGATGACACTGATTTTGGTAATAAATACAGCTCATTTGCTGATGACTACGTTAATCTTTTTGATACCAAAGCAGAAGAAAATGATTATGAATACGAAACGTTCTACCACATTGAAGATACCTACGAGAATTATGATTTGATGAAGCAGGTTATTGATCATCGTTTTGAAGAATGGAAAGAATATATTCAAAGTTAG
- a CDS encoding CinA family nicotinamide mononucleotide deamidase-related protein: MEKAVLITIGDEILSGNTIDTNSNFIATELKNIGIKVVQIFTISDEIETIKNTLDIAFKLGDLVITTGGLGPTRDDKTKKALAEFFNDEIALDEVTFNHLKGYMEKRGRLDILERNKEQAFVPTKSIVFQNHFGTAPCMMMELNGKLSYSLPGVPYEVKPLIKDQIIPYLQGRFNLNYIHGRIISVVGIPESILADTIEDWELALPENISLSYLPVGTRVKLRLTASGDNEDILKQQTEDEIQKLLPLIKDNVIAVSEDKIESILAEILTERNLTISTAESCTGGELAKMITSVSGSSKYFLGGMVPYATEKKIKILNVSRETVDQFTVVSEQVAQEMAKGCQNLFDTDISLSTTGVAGPGKGEDGKDIGTVFYTIRIKDQEVTSKLYMPHLERLDFMNFVSQKVIQDLVGLLVNQ; the protein is encoded by the coding sequence ATGGAAAAAGCTGTTCTGATTACTATTGGTGACGAAATCCTTTCCGGAAATACGATAGACACCAATTCCAATTTTATTGCCACCGAACTTAAGAATATCGGGATAAAAGTGGTACAAATCTTTACAATTTCAGACGAAATTGAAACCATCAAAAATACATTAGATATAGCCTTTAAGCTGGGTGATTTGGTTATCACAACAGGAGGATTAGGCCCTACCAGAGATGATAAAACCAAAAAAGCACTTGCAGAGTTCTTCAACGATGAAATTGCACTGGATGAGGTTACCTTTAACCACCTTAAAGGATATATGGAAAAACGCGGACGTCTGGATATTCTGGAAAGAAATAAAGAACAGGCCTTTGTTCCTACAAAATCCATCGTGTTTCAAAATCACTTTGGAACTGCACCATGCATGATGATGGAGCTGAACGGAAAGCTGTCCTATAGCCTGCCTGGCGTTCCTTATGAAGTGAAACCATTAATTAAGGATCAGATTATACCTTATTTACAGGGGAGATTCAACCTTAATTATATTCATGGAAGAATTATTTCTGTAGTTGGGATTCCTGAAAGTATTCTTGCAGATACCATTGAAGATTGGGAACTGGCTCTTCCTGAAAATATTTCCTTGTCTTATCTTCCGGTGGGAACCCGTGTAAAGCTGAGGTTAACAGCATCCGGAGATAATGAAGATATCTTAAAACAACAGACAGAAGACGAAATTCAAAAACTTCTTCCCCTCATAAAGGATAATGTTATTGCGGTTTCTGAAGATAAAATTGAAAGTATTCTGGCAGAAATTCTTACGGAAAGAAATTTGACCATTTCTACGGCAGAAAGCTGTACCGGAGGCGAATTGGCAAAGATGATCACATCAGTTTCCGGTAGTTCAAAATATTTTCTTGGCGGGATGGTTCCTTATGCTACAGAAAAAAAGATTAAAATTCTAAACGTTTCCAGAGAAACTGTAGACCAATTTACGGTAGTCAGTGAGCAGGTAGCTCAGGAAATGGCCAAAGGATGTCAGAATTTATTTGATACAGACATTTCCCTTTCTACAACCGGAGTGGCAGGTCCCGGAAAAGGAGAAGATGGTAAGGATATAGGAACCGTTTTCTACACGATACGAATTAAAGATCAGGAAGTAACCTCAAAATTATATATGCCTCATCTGGAAAGGTTAGATTTTATGAATTTTGTTTCCCAAAAGGTAATTCAGGACCTGGTAGGACTTCTTGTAAACCAATAA
- a CDS encoding polysaccharide deacetylase family protein yields the protein MENSKQIFQTNSKKRWKSVQWGSRIFIFMAVLLLLALGLMMTLDRSPKIPFKEDYKAVMTANKPYLQENKISKEYKGFRSFISEKTIHTNLSKIEKARAERYKNQNRNWAQFPGGIRSAFYVAWDPQSLMSLKRNIRHINLVFPEWFFLDPKTGDLKTNIDPEGYKIIKRTGIAAMPILSNNSDREFRSEGLGKVLNDPKKRTNLIRKITQQCKKYHFKGINIDFEDMNLNSDENLIAFMKELSETFKQNQLLVTMDIMTDNDDYNIQKLDPYVDYFVLMAYDEYSASGDAGPVSSQKWIEEQAGKLVKKTSPHKIILGLGAYGYDWSSNPDDNNSVTYMQAITKASASKAVIDFNDNTFNLNYSYTDSKNNTHTVFFNDAASIFNTMRFSSEYPLAGTALWRLGSEDSRVWNFYDKDLTFAGLSKLNLKTLENVKGQTMVDYIGDGEVLDVLNTPHDGKIALEIDPKEKIITDENYITYPSSYEVKKYGSAPQKELVLTFDDGPDETYTPQVLDILSKYHVPAAFFLVGLNAEKNLPLVKRIYREGHEIGNHTFTHENVAKVSPERALLELKLTRLLIECVTGHSTILFRAPYNADSEPTTSEEIIPVALARQQNYLDIGENIDPEDWQPGIKADEIVKRVMAGIKQERGNIILLHDAGGDTREETVKALKVLIPTLQKQGYHFTNLTSLLHKSKNELMPEVPKTKSYYIMQLNLVLATIIYGISHFLVALFSIFIVLGLIRLLLMAYWAFKERKKEKQLSEFPILESYPKVSIIVPAYNEEVNIVSSLHNLLKQTYPNFNIIMVDDGSKDSTYEKARNEFPDHPNLKIFSKTNGGKATALNFGISQTDAEYVVCIDADTKLQQDAVKYLIARFLNSNPEEKIAAVAGNVKVGNTVNWLTKWQAIEYTTSQNFDRLAYAHINAITVIPGAIGAFKRSVILEAGGYSSDTLAEDCDITVKILKAGYTVANENRAVAVTEAPETVKQFLKQRFRWTYGIMQMFWKQKQTFLNPKYKGLGLWAMPNILLFQYIIPFFSPLADLIMFFGILSGNGDKIFTYYLIFLLVDASLALVAFILQREKLTNLLYIIPQRFGYRWLMYIVLFKSLRKALKGEIQSWGFLKRTGNVKEIATS from the coding sequence GTGGAAAATTCAAAACAGATTTTTCAGACCAACAGCAAAAAACGCTGGAAAAGTGTACAATGGGGAAGCCGCATCTTTATTTTTATGGCAGTGCTTCTTCTTTTGGCCTTGGGACTGATGATGACCCTGGACAGAAGTCCAAAAATTCCTTTTAAAGAAGATTATAAGGCAGTGATGACTGCGAATAAACCCTATCTTCAAGAGAACAAAATTTCTAAAGAATATAAAGGATTCAGAAGTTTTATTTCTGAAAAAACAATTCATACGAATCTCTCCAAAATCGAAAAGGCAAGAGCAGAGAGATATAAAAATCAAAACAGAAACTGGGCACAGTTCCCCGGAGGAATTCGATCTGCATTTTATGTAGCGTGGGATCCACAATCTCTGATGTCTCTGAAAAGAAACATCAGACATATCAATCTTGTTTTTCCGGAATGGTTTTTCCTTGATCCTAAAACGGGAGATCTGAAAACGAACATTGACCCCGAAGGGTATAAAATCATCAAAAGAACAGGAATTGCAGCAATGCCTATCCTGAGTAACAACTCTGATAGAGAATTTCGTTCTGAAGGATTGGGAAAAGTATTGAATGATCCGAAGAAAAGAACAAATCTTATCCGGAAAATTACCCAGCAGTGTAAAAAATATCATTTCAAGGGAATTAATATTGACTTTGAGGATATGAACCTGAATTCTGATGAAAACCTGATTGCCTTTATGAAAGAGCTTTCAGAAACATTCAAGCAGAATCAACTATTGGTTACCATGGATATCATGACGGATAATGATGATTATAATATCCAAAAATTAGATCCTTATGTAGATTATTTTGTATTGATGGCTTATGATGAATATTCTGCCAGTGGTGATGCAGGTCCGGTTTCTTCACAGAAATGGATAGAAGAGCAGGCAGGTAAGCTCGTGAAAAAGACTTCTCCTCATAAGATCATTTTAGGATTGGGAGCTTATGGCTACGACTGGAGTTCTAATCCTGATGATAATAATTCCGTTACTTATATGCAGGCTATTACAAAGGCTAGTGCAAGTAAGGCAGTTATTGATTTTAATGACAATACTTTTAATTTAAATTATTCCTATACAGATTCTAAAAATAATACCCATACCGTATTTTTTAATGATGCAGCGTCTATTTTTAATACAATGCGATTTTCATCGGAATATCCATTGGCTGGAACTGCACTTTGGAGATTAGGAAGTGAAGACAGCAGGGTTTGGAATTTTTATGACAAGGATCTTACGTTTGCCGGACTGTCCAAACTGAATTTGAAAACACTGGAAAATGTAAAAGGACAAACCATGGTCGATTATATTGGAGATGGTGAGGTCCTGGATGTTTTGAATACTCCTCACGATGGAAAAATAGCCTTAGAAATAGATCCCAAGGAGAAAATTATTACAGACGAAAATTACATTACCTACCCAAGCTCCTATGAAGTAAAGAAATACGGAAGTGCACCTCAAAAGGAATTGGTATTGACATTTGATGATGGTCCGGATGAAACCTATACCCCGCAGGTATTGGATATATTATCTAAGTACCATGTGCCTGCCGCTTTCTTTTTAGTAGGCTTAAATGCTGAAAAAAATCTTCCGCTTGTTAAAAGAATCTATCGGGAGGGTCACGAAATAGGAAATCACACCTTCACCCATGAAAATGTGGCTAAGGTAAGCCCAGAAAGAGCGTTGCTTGAGTTAAAACTGACGAGATTACTGATAGAGTGTGTAACCGGACACAGTACAATTCTGTTTCGGGCACCGTATAATGCAGACTCTGAGCCTACAACATCAGAAGAGATCATCCCTGTGGCATTGGCAAGACAGCAAAACTATCTGGATATTGGAGAAAATATAGACCCTGAAGACTGGCAGCCGGGAATAAAGGCTGATGAAATTGTAAAACGGGTAATGGCAGGAATTAAACAAGAGAGAGGAAATATTATCTTGCTTCACGATGCCGGAGGTGATACCAGAGAGGAGACTGTGAAAGCATTGAAAGTTTTAATCCCAACATTGCAGAAACAAGGATATCATTTTACCAATCTTACCAGCCTTTTGCATAAAAGTAAAAATGAACTGATGCCTGAAGTTCCTAAAACGAAATCTTATTACATCATGCAGCTTAATCTTGTATTGGCAACTATAATTTACGGAATCAGCCATTTTTTGGTTGCTCTGTTTAGTATTTTTATTGTACTGGGGCTGATCAGATTGCTGTTAATGGCTTATTGGGCTTTTAAAGAAAGAAAAAAAGAAAAACAACTGAGTGAGTTTCCAATCCTGGAATCCTATCCAAAGGTTTCTATTATTGTTCCTGCCTATAATGAAGAAGTGAATATTGTTTCTTCCCTGCATAATCTGTTGAAGCAGACTTATCCAAATTTCAACATTATTATGGTGGATGATGGAAGTAAAGATTCAACCTATGAAAAAGCAAGAAATGAATTTCCGGATCACCCGAATCTGAAAATTTTTTCCAAAACAAATGGAGGAAAAGCAACCGCTCTCAACTTTGGTATTTCACAAACTGATGCTGAATATGTAGTGTGTATTGATGCAGATACCAAGCTACAACAGGATGCGGTAAAATATCTAATCGCAAGATTCTTAAATTCAAATCCTGAGGAAAAGATTGCAGCAGTAGCAGGAAATGTAAAAGTTGGAAATACCGTAAACTGGCTTACCAAATGGCAGGCAATAGAATATACGACAAGCCAAAATTTTGACAGACTGGCCTATGCACATATCAATGCAATTACAGTAATTCCGGGGGCTATTGGAGCATTTAAGAGATCTGTTATTCTTGAAGCAGGTGGATATTCTTCAGATACTTTGGCTGAAGACTGTGATATCACGGTGAAAATTTTAAAAGCAGGATATACTGTTGCCAATGAAAACAGAGCCGTAGCGGTAACAGAGGCTCCGGAAACCGTGAAACAGTTTTTGAAACAGCGTTTCCGATGGACTTACGGAATTATGCAGATGTTTTGGAAACAAAAACAGACTTTCCTTAACCCCAAATATAAAGGATTGGGGCTTTGGGCAATGCCAAATATTTTACTGTTTCAATACATCATTCCGTTTTTTTCACCACTGGCGGATCTGATCATGTTTTTTGGAATTTTATCCGGAAATGGAGACAAAATATTTACCTATTATCTGATTTTCCTTTTAGTGGATGCTTCGCTGGCTTTGGTCGCGTTCATTTTACAACGGGAAAAATTAACGAATCTCCTGTATATTATTCCGCAAAGATTCGGGTATAGATGGCTGATGTATATAGTATTGTTTAAAAGTTTAAGAAAGGCATTGAAAGGTGAAATACAGTCCTGGGGATTCTTAAAACGAACCGGAAATGTAAAAGAGATAGCAACTTCTTAA
- a CDS encoding M13 family metallopeptidase, translating to MKKLTLSLFLIAGICSQNTMSAQAKTAKVAVNNTDKGLDLSLMDTSVRPQDDFYNYVSGTWMKTAKIPSDKPTWGSFNKLGEDTDNNSMTILNSLLKDKFADGSEGKKIQDLYASYMNMQKRNADGIKPIQENLNKIDAIKNMADLQNYLISVTKEGENVFYGWGVYADLKNSNMNAVYLGEASLGLGRDYYQKVNEKNTEAIAEYQKYVASMLTELGYKNADAAAKGIVEYEKSIAKTYLTNEQSRDNTLQYNPQTMAELSALVKGADIPAYLKKVGVNTDKIIIGELGYYKNFDKLVNAQNLPVIKDYLKFHMINGSASYLSEKLGDMKFNFFGKYLRGQQEQRALNKRGFELINRNLGEAFGKLYVEKYFPAEAKAQMVELIDYLKKSFAVHINNLAWMSSTTKEKAMQKLNKFTVKVAYPDKWKDYSKLEITPESKGGTLYQNLQNIGEWQYNKDLAKIGKPVDKTEWGMTPQTVNAYYNPVFNEIVFPAAILQPPFFNPKADAAVNFGGIGAVIGHEMSHGFDDSGAQFDAEGNLVDWWTPEDKANFEKATKALASQYDKYEPVKGTFVNGTFTNGENIADLGGVNIAYDALQMYLKDKGNPGKISGFSQDQRFFLSWATVWRTLSSEKYMINQVKTDPHSPGYFRSFGPLINVDAFYKAFDVKKGDKLYKAPEDRIKIW from the coding sequence ATGAAAAAACTAACGCTTTCTTTGTTCTTAATAGCAGGGATCTGCTCTCAAAATACGATGAGTGCACAAGCTAAAACTGCTAAAGTAGCAGTTAACAACACAGATAAAGGTTTAGACCTTAGCTTAATGGATACTTCGGTACGTCCACAGGATGATTTTTATAATTATGTGAGTGGAACTTGGATGAAAACAGCCAAAATTCCATCTGACAAACCGACTTGGGGAAGTTTCAACAAACTTGGAGAAGACACGGATAACAATTCCATGACCATCCTGAACTCTCTTTTGAAAGATAAATTTGCTGATGGAAGTGAGGGTAAAAAAATTCAGGATTTGTATGCTTCTTACATGAACATGCAAAAAAGGAATGCTGATGGAATCAAGCCTATTCAGGAAAACCTGAATAAAATTGATGCGATCAAAAATATGGCTGATCTTCAGAATTATCTGATCTCTGTAACTAAGGAAGGTGAAAATGTTTTCTACGGATGGGGAGTATATGCAGACCTGAAGAATTCTAACATGAATGCTGTTTACTTAGGAGAAGCTTCTCTTGGTTTAGGCAGAGATTATTACCAAAAAGTAAACGAAAAAAATACAGAAGCTATTGCTGAATATCAGAAATATGTAGCTTCAATGTTAACAGAGTTAGGTTATAAAAATGCTGATGCAGCTGCAAAAGGTATTGTTGAATATGAAAAGAGCATTGCAAAAACCTATTTAACAAACGAACAAAGCCGTGATAATACCCTTCAGTATAACCCTCAAACAATGGCTGAGCTTTCAGCGTTGGTAAAAGGAGCAGATATCCCTGCTTACCTTAAAAAAGTGGGTGTAAATACAGATAAAATTATCATCGGAGAACTAGGATACTATAAAAACTTCGATAAGTTGGTAAACGCTCAGAATCTTCCTGTAATTAAGGATTATCTGAAGTTCCACATGATTAATGGTAGCGCTTCTTACCTAAGTGAAAAATTAGGAGACATGAAGTTTAATTTCTTCGGTAAATATCTAAGAGGTCAGCAGGAACAAAGAGCTCTTAACAAGAGAGGTTTTGAATTAATCAACAGAAACTTAGGAGAAGCTTTTGGTAAACTATATGTTGAGAAATACTTCCCGGCTGAAGCTAAGGCTCAGATGGTAGAATTAATCGATTATTTAAAGAAAAGCTTTGCTGTTCACATCAACAATTTAGCTTGGATGTCTTCTACAACTAAGGAAAAAGCAATGCAGAAATTGAATAAATTTACTGTAAAAGTTGCTTATCCAGACAAATGGAAAGATTATTCTAAACTAGAAATTACTCCTGAATCTAAAGGTGGAACATTATACCAAAACCTTCAGAACATTGGTGAGTGGCAATACAACAAAGATTTAGCTAAAATCGGAAAGCCGGTTGATAAAACAGAATGGGGAATGACTCCACAAACTGTAAACGCTTACTACAACCCGGTATTTAACGAGATTGTATTCCCTGCAGCTATCCTTCAGCCGCCATTCTTCAATCCTAAAGCTGATGCAGCTGTAAACTTCGGTGGTATTGGTGCTGTTATCGGTCACGAAATGAGCCACGGATTTGATGATTCAGGTGCACAGTTTGATGCAGAAGGTAACTTGGTAGACTGGTGGACGCCGGAAGATAAAGCTAACTTCGAAAAAGCGACAAAAGCTCTTGCTTCTCAATATGACAAATATGAGCCTGTAAAAGGAACATTTGTAAACGGAACTTTCACAAACGGTGAAAACATTGCCGACTTAGGTGGTGTAAACATCGCTTATGATGCACTTCAAATGTATTTAAAAGATAAAGGAAACCCAGGTAAGATTAGCGGATTCTCTCAAGATCAGAGATTCTTCCTAAGCTGGGCAACTGTTTGGAGAACTTTATCAAGTGAAAAATATATGATCAACCAGGTGAAGACAGATCCGCACTCTCCGGGTTACTTCAGAAGCTTTGGTCCACTAATCAACGTTGACGCTTTCTATAAAGCATTCGATGTGAAAAAAGGAGACAAATTATACAAAGCACCAGAGGATAGAATTAAAATCTGGTAA